A genomic segment from Aegilops tauschii subsp. strangulata cultivar AL8/78 chromosome 1, Aet v6.0, whole genome shotgun sequence encodes:
- the LOC109773013 gene encoding uncharacterized protein: protein MGLCMSSGSAVAAAARAKGQPASTAMVLLPTGELREYPRPATAGQALEDSVAGDASWFLCDADEMGFEGPVAAVAVAEELRPGQIYFVLPAEARRNGLQREDLAALAVRASVALVNKANAGGGRRRRAGSVAPLIFAPPQEVVETIAYKNVPALAAKRRPVARAKSAGRMQPRFAPDLTAIPECE, encoded by the coding sequence ATGGGGCTCTGCATGTCTAGCGGcagcgcggtggcggcggcggcgcgggcaaaGGGGCAGCCTGCCTCGACGGCTATGGTACTGCTTCCAACGGGGGAGCTGCGGGAGTACCCGCGCCCGGCCACAGCGGGCCAGGCGCTCGAGGACTCAGTGGCTGGGGACGCCAGCTGGTTCCTGTGCGACGCCGACGAGATGGGGTTCGAGGGCCCCGTGGCCGCGGTGGCTGTGGCAGAGGAGCTACGCCCGGGGCAGATATATTTCGTGCTCCCCGCTGAGGCTCGACGGAACGGCCTCCAGCGCGAGGACCTCGCCGCTCTCGCTGTCAGGGCGTCCGTGGCGCTCGTTAATAAGGCCAACGCCGGCGGCGGACGACGGAGGCGAGCCGGCTCGGTGGCGCCGCTCATTTTCGCCCCACCCCAGGAGGTAGTCGAGACCATCGCTTACAAGAACGTGCCGGCGCTGGCAGCAAAGAGGCGGCCGGTGGCGCGTGCGAAGAGTGCTGGGAGGATGCAGCCGCGCTTCGCACCCGATCTGACCGCCATCCCTGAGTGCGAGTGA